A single Pan paniscus chromosome 21, NHGRI_mPanPan1-v2.0_pri, whole genome shotgun sequence DNA region contains:
- the DEFB125 gene encoding beta-defensin 125, translating to MNILMLTFIICGLLTQVTKGSFEPQKCWKNNIGHCRRRCLDTERYILLCRNKLSCCISIIISHEYTRRPAFPVIHLEDITFDYSDVDSFTGSPVSMLNDLITFDTTKFGETMTPETNTPETTMPPSETTTPETTMPPSETATSETMPPPSQRALTHN from the exons ATGAATATCCTGATGCTGACCTTCATTATCTGTGGGTTGCTAACTCAGGTGACCAAAG GTAGCTTTGAACCCCAAAAATGTTGGAAGAATAACATAGGACATTGCAGAAGACGATGTTTAGATACTGAAAGGTACATACTTCTTTGTAGGAACAAGCTATCATGCTGCATTTCTATAATAATATCACATGAATATACTCGACGACCAGCATTTCCTGTGATTCACCTAGAGGATATAACATTTGATTATAGTGATGTGGACTCTTTTACTGGTTCCCCAGTATCTATGTTGAATGATCTGATAACATTTGACACAACTAAATTTGGAGAAACCATGACACCTGAGACCAATACTCCTGAGACTACTATGCCACCATCTGAGACCACTACTCCCGAGACTACTATGCCACCATCTGAGACCGCTACTTCCGAGACTATGCCACCACCTTCTCAGAGAGCTCTTACTCATAATTAA